The genomic region CGACGAGGTCGGAAATCTTCAGGCGCACGTTCGGCTCGCCACCGAGCGCCCGCAGACCCCGGCGCCAGAGCGCCATGCCGTCCTCCGTCCGATCAGTGGGGCTTCCGCCGTGGTTGAGCACGAAAAGCGTTTCCGGAAAAGCCCGTACAAGCTTGAGCGCCTCGCTCATCTGCCAGGGATAAAGCATCAGATCGAAGACCAGCCCGAGCCGCGTGACCTCGGCAAGCCCCGCCTGCCAGGCGGGATCGCCCATAAGGTTCGGTCGCGGAGCAAAACTCTTCGCCGCTTCCGGATGCCAGCTGACGATATCACGGATGCCGACGACATTCGGGTTTGCCGCTTCCGCCTCGAGCAAGCGTATGGCATCCGGCCGCTCGAGAGGAACGCGCGCGATATAGCGATGCGCGACGCCGGAGCTGCGGTCGAGGCCATCCAGCCAGCGGCTCTCTTCCAGCGGATACGCATCGGACCAGCCGGCCTCAACATGGACTGTCGCAACGACGTTCTGGCGCGTGGCGTCGGCGCGATAATCATCGATGCCGTAGTCGCGCAGGATCGGCGCGAAGCTTCCGAAAACCATCTCTTTGCCGGAAGCCCGCGCCTTCCAGAGCCAGGGATGACGTTGCAGCCCAAGGTCCCAGAGATGATGGTGCGGGTCGATCACCGGCCCGTCGTAGCGCCTCGTCATCTGCGCGCCTCGCGGCCGGAAACGAGCAGGAGGGCAAGGATCAGCGTGCCGAACATAATCGACCGCCAGCCTGGGGAGGCATTGACCACAGTGATCAGCGCCGTCGTCGTGACGAGCAGGATTGCCCCCGGAATGGTCCCCGCATAGGTGCCGCGGCCGCCAAGGATGGAGGTGCCGCCGAGCACGACGGCGGCGATCGACGTCAGCAGATAGGGGTCGCCGATGCCGACATAGCCTTGCCGGTTCATGCCCAGCACGAGAATGCCCGCAAGCCCTGCGAAAAAGCCCGACAGAGTATGGACGATCAGCGTGTTGCGGGTGACGCTGACGCCGGAAAGCCGGGCAGCCAGCGGATTTGCCCCAAGCGCCAGGAAACGCGCGCCGATCGGCATGCGGTGGACGAGTAGGAGGACGACGATCGAGACGACGAGCCACAGAATGATGCCGGCCGGAATCCCGAGCGGCCGCGCCTGCCCGAGCAGAATGACCGCCGGGTTGCCGACGGTGACCGCGCTGCCGCCGGCGACGATGACGAGCAAGCCTTGCAGGAAGGTTGCCATGGCAAGCGTCATGATGATCGGCGGCACGCGAAGATAGGCAGCACCCGCGCCGTTCATGAGGCCGATGCCGGTGGCGATGGCGAGGGCCGCCGCGATGCCGACAAGGCCGGTCGGGTCCCAGGCCGGCGAAATAAGCGGCAGCAGGATCGCCGTGACGGTGATGACCGCGCCGACGGAAAGATCGATGCCGCCCATAAGGATGACGAGCGTCTGCCCGGCAGCCGCAATGCCGATCACAGCGGCGAGTTCGAGCAGGTAGCGCAGGTGGCCGTGGGCGCCGAAACCACGCAGCGTGAAGCTTGCGACGATCCAGACGAGTGCGACTAGTAGGAAGGTCAGGAGCGGCGGATTGCGCAACGCGGACCTGATCGTGTTCATCGTCTTGCCCTCCATTGCGCGAGAAGTTCCGGCACAGCGACTGCCCCGACGATGATCAGGCCCTGCGCGACATATTGCGCAACCGGCGGGAAGCCAAGGAAGAACATGACGTTGATCATGACCGAGAGCAGCAGGCTGCCGCAGATCGCGCCGCGCATCGTGCCCTTGCCGCCAAGGAAGCCTACGCCGCCGAGCACGGCGGCGGCGATCGAGTTCAGCGTGAAAGGCGTACCGATAAGAGGATCACCCGAGCCGGTCTGGGCAGCGACGAAGAGCCCCGTCAGTGCTGCGAGGAGGCCGGACAGTGCGAAGGCGACGACTTTCACCCGTTCGACCGGGACGCCGGAGCGGAATGCGCCGACCGGATTGTCGCCAGCCGCGTAGATGCCGAGGCCGAGCGGGGTTGCGAGAAAGGCCTTCCAGAGCGCCACGATGACGACGAGCAGCAGGAAGGCGACAGGTGTGTGGCCGGCCAGAGTCGTCGACAGCCAATCGGGAATGAACCCGCCCGGCCGCGGCAGCAGGATGAGTGCCACCCCGCCAATGATGAAGGAGCCGGCGAGCGTGACGATGATGGCAGGCAGCCTCAGATGCGTTACGATGGCGCCGGTGACGGCGCCGATCGAAAGACCGGCGAGTGCGACCGCAAAAATGCCGCCCGGCACACCGAGCGCTCCTTCCATCGTCGTCGCGGCAATCACGGCTCCAAGGCTGACGAGGGGGCCGATCGCCAGGGTGATGCCACCATTGAGCATGAGAAGCGCCTGCGCCATGGTGACGAGCGCGAGCGGAAACCAGTTCTGCGTGAACTTCGAGAAGCCGCCGATGGAAAGGATGCCGGGAAAGAGCAGCGCATAGAGAATGACAAAGGCGGCGACAACCAGATAGAGGCCGACAAGGCCGCGGTTGCGGCGAAGTTGGATCGAGCCGTAGAGCCGGGATGATGACCTCGTGCTCATGCTGCCTCTCCCTGCGTCGTGGTGGTGATGCCCATGGCCGCGCCGACGATCGCTCCTTCGCTGATATCAGCTTGCGACAGCACCACCGCGACGCGCCCCTCGCGCAGAACCACGACGCGGTCGCAGAGATGCACGAGCTCCGGCGTATCGGAACTGGCCAGAATGACGAGCCGCCCCTCGGCGGCGAAGGCACGGAGCATGAGATAGATTTCACGCTTGGTCTCGATGTCGACGCCGCGCGTTGGATCGTTGAGGAGCAGAACCGAAGGATCGAGCGGCAGCCATTTGGCGAGCGCCACCTTCTGCTGATTGCCGCCCGAAAGCGCCTGCACCGCGCGGGCCATGTCGCCCTTGATCGTCAGCCGGCGCGCGAGATCGGCGACAAGGCCGCTTTCCGCCTGCCGGTCGCGCAGCCCCTTGCCGGCGAGCCGTCCAAGCGAGGGCAGGATGAGATTGGATGCGATGGAATGGGGCAGGACCAGCCCCTCGTGCTTGCGGTCGGCCGGGACATAGACGATGCCCGCGGCATTTGCCTCGCCCACATGGGCGGGCAGGCGAAACTTGCCTGATATCTCCGCTCTGGAAGCCGCGGCCGGAATCGCGCCGTAGAGGCCAAGCAGCAGGTCTTCCTGCCCTTGTCCCACGAGCCCGCCGATGCCGACGATCTCGCCGGCGCGGGCGGAGAAGCCGATGTCACGCACCATGCCGGCCGAAAAGCCTTCAACGCTGATGCGCATCGCGCCGGGTGTTGCGGCCAGGCGCGGCGGGAACAGGTCGCCGGTTTCGCGACCGACCATGAGGCGCACCAGGCCTTCGCCGTCGATGCCCGACAGCGACTGGTCCGCGGTGACCAAGCCGTCCTTCAGCACCGTGACATGCGAGCAGAGCGCCTGCACCTCATTGAGGCGGTGGGAAATATAGAGTAGTGCCGTGCCGCGGTCCCTCAGCGTCCCGATCAGACGGGCAAGGATGCCGGCTTCGTGAGCGGAGAGCGACGAAGTCGGCTCGTCCAGAATAAGCACGCGTGGCTTCCGGAACAGCGCCTTGGCGATTTCCACCATCTGACGGCGGCCAAGCGCGAGATCGGCGACCGGCATGTCGAGCGGTTCGGTGAGACCCACCATTTCGCAGACATCCCGGACGCGGCGATGGAGCGCTCTGTAATCGATGAGACCGAACCGGCGCGGAAACGCGCCGAGCCCGACGTTTTCGGCAATCGAGAGACTGGCTGTGAGGCTGAGCTCCTGCTGAACCACGGCGATACCCGCCGCGCGCGCAGCCGCTGGACTGAAGCGCCCGACGGACTTGCCGTCGACGAGGATGGAGCCACCGTCCGGCTGGAGCGCACCGGACAGGAGATTGATCAGCGTGGACTTGCCGGCGCCGTTTTCACCGAGCAGGGCATGAACCCTGCCCGGCAGAAGGGCGATGTCGACACCCTTCAAAACGGGATTGCCGAAAAATCCCCTGAACGCTTGCCGGGCTTCCAGCAGGGGTCTTTCTTCGGTCATGACGGCTTCCCTCAACGCGGATTACTTGGCAAGCAGCTTGTCGAAGAGCGCCTTGTCGTAGTCCGAGTAGATATAGCCGTCAGCGGGGAACTTGTCGGCCCGTGCGAGGTAGCTGCCGATCGTGCTGTCGTCGATGACAGGCAGCGGCACCTTGACGAAGGCCGGAACGTCCTTGCCTTCAAGCGCCTGTACAGCGGTGTAAACGGAAAGCGCGCCGAGCCAGTTGGGCTGCATGGTCGCCCAGCTCTTCAGTCCCTTCTCCTTCCATAGCTCCAGGAACTGCCGGGCGTTTTCGCCTGTAGTCGGCACCTGGTCGCGGCCCTGGCGCTCGAAGGCGAGGACGGAGCCGGCCGATAGCGCGCCGCCGAGCGACAGCACGCCGTCGATTTCGGGATTGGCGAAGAGCAGGCTGGTCATCGCTTCCTGTGCCGGCGCGACGTTATATTCCGTGTTCGTCTCGGTGATCACCTTCAGACCGGGATTGGCATCGAGGACCGGCTGGGCACCCTTGCGGCGGTCGTCGCTCACCGAAATACCGGCCGGGCCGTTCATGACGATGATCTTGCCCTTGCCGCCGAGCTGGCTGACCATCCAACTGGCAGCGGTCGCGCCCCATTCGTTGGAATCGGTGTTGATTTTCGCAGTCACCTTGTCGGTGTTGACGAGGCTGTCGAAATTCACGACCGCGATGCCCTTGTCGCAGGCATCGGAAATGACGCGGTCGAGCGCGTTGGAAGAACCCGCGATCACGACGATGGCGTCGACATTGGCATCGATCATCGACTGGATATGCTGGATCTGCGTCTGGGCGTTGCCCTGCGCGTCCGTAATCATCAGGTCCTTCACGAGGCCGGCCTTCTTCAGCTCCTCCACTTCAGCCGTGATGGTGCCTTCGGTCTGCTTCATCCAGGTCGGCACCGAATAGATGTTCGCCCAGCCGATCGTATAGGGCGCCTTCCTGTCACCCTTGATGCAATTGGCGGCGGCTGAGGCCGTGCCGGCCGAAAAGACGAGGAGGGCAGCGGCGGCGGCACCCGCACAAAGGCGGCGGTGTCGCGATGCGGAAAAGCCATTTTCAAGATTCTTCATGTCGATCCCCTTTTTTGTGCGGCAGCGTTGACGGCGTGCCATCTGTGTCCAATATACCGTACATATGATCTATATACCGGACGAGGTGATCTTATGCCGATTTTTTTACCTCGCAAGAGGGACAGGAAAATTTCATTCGCGATGAAGGACGGGATCGATTGACAGATGCGGCAGACGGCTTGAAAAGCTCGGCCGGGCAAAAAAGGATCGACAGCAATGGATGCAGTTCAGGACGAAGCAGCCGGCAAGCGCGCCCGAGGGCTCGACCGCGCCTTCGAGATCCTCGAGTTCCTGCGCCGGAAACGGCAGGCCCTGAAGCCGAACGAAATCGCCGCGCAGATCGGCGCGCCGCGCTCATCGGTTTATGAGCTCGTCAACCTGCTGCTGCAGAATGGCATTCTGGAATTCACGGGCGGCGAAGGGCGTGTCTATCTCGGCCGCAAGCTGTATTTCCTCGGCGCAGCCTATGAGAACCATTTCGATTTCACCCGCGAATGCGAGGCGGCGTTGGAACAGCTTGCCGACGAGACGCGGGAGACGGCGCAGTTCTGCATGCTGGATGGAAATAGATACACGGTCGTTCGCATGCGTGAAGGCGCGCGCCCATTCCGCATTTCCACGGATGTCGGGCAGTCGGTGCCGATCCCGTGGACGGCGTCGGGGCGCCTGCTGGTCGCGCACCTGTCGGATCAGGAAATCCTGAGCTTCATCCCGCCGCAGGATTTCCGCCTGCCGACGGGCGAGTGGCTCGACCCGCAAATCTTCATCGCCGAGGTGCGCCAGGCCGAGCGTGAAGGTCTCTTCACGTTCAACAGCATCGTCGACAGCTTCACCCACTGTTTTGCCGTACCGGTGCGGGGCGAAGAAGGTCATGCAGCCGCAACGCTGTGCCTCGTCACGCCGCGCGACGACGGCCTTGCGAACCGGGACCATTATCTCGACTGCCTGAAGAAGGCCGCCGCGAGCCTAGATCAAGCCCCAATGCGACCAAAACGAAGCTGGCCGTAGAACTCGATGGCGCGAAGGCAGTTGGTTTTTCACGAAGGAAACTTCATTTGCTGGTATGACAGACCAACCGACCCGTCGGCGCCATCGAGAGCACACTGTTCTCGACTAGGAAAGCATAGCGCAGCTTGCTCGGTCGCCGTGGGCCATTGCCGCAAAGCGATAGCATGTCTCTGTTTCGATGCCGCAGCTTGGAAGCGCCGACGAACCCTGATTTCGGCGCGAGCTTTTAAATCCCTGACCCGTCGAAGTTCTGGTCATCGTCGCCTTCCCAGGGCAAGGGCATCGTGGTGCGACTGAGGTTGGCCGAGGGCATCGGCATCCAACACTTCAATTCCGGCTCGGCATATTCGATGATCTGCCCAGGCGAGGAATCAGACGCGCGCCAGCCTTCTCCGCCAAACTGATCGCCTCTCGACCAATACGCGAGGTCAACTTCTGCCGGCCCCTGTTCGGACGGGCGGATCGTGACGAGGATTCGACTACCGTCTTTCGGTGCGCTTGCCATATGGCGCCAGCGGTCTGGCTCGTCCATCGTTTTTCCTCCTGCCTTGCTACAGGTTGCGAATGTCGCCTCGCTGTCGAAAGCGGTCAACTCAAACTTTGCACAAGGGTCGCCGTGGGCCAAAATGCAGGCCGACTGGCGCAAGCCGACCGGTCAGGGCCTCGGCCAGTTCATGGGCGAACACCTGCCATTTTACGGCAACCTATTCGTCAGCTTCGCCGCAGCCAGGGGCTGACTAGCTTCTTTCACTGCGGCAGATAATACGGCCAGGATCACCCCGCACCGCCGCCGCGTCCAGTTCCCACCTGTGAAGGGTCACCATGAGGTGATGGGGCTGATCGAAAAGACGTCAAGCTGCATCTTTAACCTGGACTTTGACCTTAGGCGAAAGATGAGGCTAAGATCCATCGGGCGCAGGCCGGGTTTAAAAACGCCCTGTTCATGGAGATGCGGATGAGGCGCGCGCTTTTCCTCCTGAAATTGACGACGATCATGATCGGCACGGCTTGTCAGGCCTCCGGCGCCTTTGCAGGTGCTCAGCCTGTTCTTTGGAGTGCGCTGCGGCCGGCAGATCAATCGAGATCTGACATGCCCTTGCCAGGCATGGCATCCACGCAATCGCAAGGCGAAACGCTCGCGTGGCGTGATGAAGCACACGCGGTTGAGCTGACCGGATTCATTCTGCCGGTCG from Rhizobium gallicum bv. gallicum R602sp harbors:
- a CDS encoding ABC transporter permease — translated: MSTRSSSRLYGSIQLRRNRGLVGLYLVVAAFVILYALLFPGILSIGGFSKFTQNWFPLALVTMAQALLMLNGGITLAIGPLVSLGAVIAATTMEGALGVPGGIFAVALAGLSIGAVTGAIVTHLRLPAIIVTLAGSFIIGGVALILLPRPGGFIPDWLSTTLAGHTPVAFLLLVVIVALWKAFLATPLGLGIYAAGDNPVGAFRSGVPVERVKVVAFALSGLLAALTGLFVAAQTGSGDPLIGTPFTLNSIAAAVLGGVGFLGGKGTMRGAICGSLLLSVMINVMFFLGFPPVAQYVAQGLIIVGAVAVPELLAQWRARR
- a CDS encoding ABC transporter substrate-binding protein; this encodes MKNLENGFSASRHRRLCAGAAAAALLVFSAGTASAAANCIKGDRKAPYTIGWANIYSVPTWMKQTEGTITAEVEELKKAGLVKDLMITDAQGNAQTQIQHIQSMIDANVDAIVVIAGSSNALDRVISDACDKGIAVVNFDSLVNTDKVTAKINTDSNEWGATAASWMVSQLGGKGKIIVMNGPAGISVSDDRRKGAQPVLDANPGLKVITETNTEYNVAPAQEAMTSLLFANPEIDGVLSLGGALSAGSVLAFERQGRDQVPTTGENARQFLELWKEKGLKSWATMQPNWLGALSVYTAVQALEGKDVPAFVKVPLPVIDDSTIGSYLARADKFPADGYIYSDYDKALFDKLLAK
- a CDS encoding IclR family transcriptional regulator, with the translated sequence MDAVQDEAAGKRARGLDRAFEILEFLRRKRQALKPNEIAAQIGAPRSSVYELVNLLLQNGILEFTGGEGRVYLGRKLYFLGAAYENHFDFTRECEAALEQLADETRETAQFCMLDGNRYTVVRMREGARPFRISTDVGQSVPIPWTASGRLLVAHLSDQEILSFIPPQDFRLPTGEWLDPQIFIAEVRQAEREGLFTFNSIVDSFTHCFAVPVRGEEGHAAATLCLVTPRDDGLANRDHYLDCLKKAAASLDQAPMRPKRSWP
- a CDS encoding sugar ABC transporter ATP-binding protein, whose product is MTEERPLLEARQAFRGFFGNPVLKGVDIALLPGRVHALLGENGAGKSTLINLLSGALQPDGGSILVDGKSVGRFSPAAARAAGIAVVQQELSLTASLSIAENVGLGAFPRRFGLIDYRALHRRVRDVCEMVGLTEPLDMPVADLALGRRQMVEIAKALFRKPRVLILDEPTSSLSAHEAGILARLIGTLRDRGTALLYISHRLNEVQALCSHVTVLKDGLVTADQSLSGIDGEGLVRLMVGRETGDLFPPRLAATPGAMRISVEGFSAGMVRDIGFSARAGEIVGIGGLVGQGQEDLLLGLYGAIPAAASRAEISGKFRLPAHVGEANAAGIVYVPADRKHEGLVLPHSIASNLILPSLGRLAGKGLRDRQAESGLVADLARRLTIKGDMARAVQALSGGNQQKVALAKWLPLDPSVLLLNDPTRGVDIETKREIYLMLRAFAAEGRLVILASSDTPELVHLCDRVVVLREGRVAVVLSQADISEGAIVGAAMGITTTTQGEAA
- a CDS encoding ABC transporter permease, which encodes MNTIRSALRNPPLLTFLLVALVWIVASFTLRGFGAHGHLRYLLELAAVIGIAAAGQTLVILMGGIDLSVGAVITVTAILLPLISPAWDPTGLVGIAAALAIATGIGLMNGAGAAYLRVPPIIMTLAMATFLQGLLVIVAGGSAVTVGNPAVILLGQARPLGIPAGIILWLVVSIVVLLLVHRMPIGARFLALGANPLAARLSGVSVTRNTLIVHTLSGFFAGLAGILVLGMNRQGYVGIGDPYLLTSIAAVVLGGTSILGGRGTYAGTIPGAILLVTTTALITVVNASPGWRSIMFGTLILALLLVSGREARR
- a CDS encoding amidohydrolase family protein — protein: MTRRYDGPVIDPHHHLWDLGLQRHPWLWKARASGKEMVFGSFAPILRDYGIDDYRADATRQNVVATVHVEAGWSDAYPLEESRWLDGLDRSSGVAHRYIARVPLERPDAIRLLEAEAANPNVVGIRDIVSWHPEAAKSFAPRPNLMGDPAWQAGLAEVTRLGLVFDLMLYPWQMSEALKLVRAFPETLFVLNHGGSPTDRTEDGMALWRRGLRALGGEPNVRLKISDLVAYDNEWTLESLRPVIEHCLDCFGPTRSMFASDFPVAGLHASFDEVYQVFRTVASQLSHEEQRALFFATANDIYRLGIPDPAEAPRGCHV